One segment of Erigeron canadensis isolate Cc75 chromosome 2, C_canadensis_v1, whole genome shotgun sequence DNA contains the following:
- the LOC122589007 gene encoding protein CELLULOSE SYNTHASE INTERACTIVE 1 — protein sequence MAATVSWAYSSTTNSTNDLDRNGDIRPHDTEPATPHSLIKIGSRGGSNMEDPDGTLASVAQCIEKLRQSSLSAQDKEFNLKQLLDLIDTRGNAFSAVGSHSQAVPVLVSLLRSGSLGVKMQAATVLGSLCKENELRVKVLLGGCIPPLLGLLKSSSVEGRIAAAKTIYAVSQGGAKDHVGSKIFSTEGVVPVLWKQLEKGLKGGHLVDDLLTGALRNLCSSTEGFWSATIQAGGEDILVKLLTAEQSSTQANVCFLLACMMMEDPSVCSRIVDADATKLLLKLLGPGNEAPVRAQAAAALKSLSAKCKEARKEIASSNGIPSLINATIAPSKEFMQGEHAQALQENAMCALANISGGLSCVISSLGQSLESCNSPAQIADTLGALASALMIYDIKAESSKASDPTDVELTLIKQFKPKLPFLVQERTIEALASLYGNTILSSKLANSDSKRLLVGLITMATNEVQDELIRSLLVLCKNEGSLWYALQGREGIQMLISLLGLSSEQQQECAVALLSLLSNENDDSKWAITAAGGIPPLVQILETGSPKAKEDSATILGNLCNHSEDIRECVESADAVPALLWLLKNGSSNGKEIAAKTLNHLIHKSDTATISQLTALLTSELPESKVYVLDALKSLLSAAPLIDLMREGSAANDAIETIIKILSSTKEETRAKSASALGGIFNVRKDLRESNIAVKSLWSVMKLLNSESDCILAESSGCLAAIFLSIRENRELSAIARDALTPLLTLASSPVLQVAEKALCALANLLLDSEVSEKAVLEEFILPATRVLKEGDITGRTHAAAAIARLLESLHTDSTLTDYVNRTGTVLALVSFIKSTDCGSVAMSEALNALAILSRLKGSPGHIKPAWAVLTEYPDSISPIVSCLPGVTPLLQDKAIEILSRLCHEQSVAVGNAITSVSGCISSIASRVIHSSNASLKIGGTALLVCATKVNMQRVVEDLHGLQLHTRLIQSLILMLSLPKSSHMGDIEDKDFISIYRGSQEATEREKEASTSVIYGSNLSIWLLSAIASYDDKSKAEIVDAGAVEVVTEKISQVLSQYGQFDVNEDSSIWICALLLAILFQDRDIIRANSTIKAIPTLASLLRSEESANRYFAAQATASLVCNGSRGTLLSVANSGVSVGLISLLGCADADIHDLLELSEEFSLVPYPEQVALERLFRVDDIRVGAAARKAIPALVDLLKPIPDRPGAPFLALGLLIQLGNDCLSNMTVMVESGAIEALTKYLSLGPQEATEEAATDLLAILFSTAEIRRHESAFGAVSQLIAVLRMGGRGARYSAAKALENLFCSDHIRNADFARQAVQPLVEVLNTGLEKEQHAAIAALVRLLSDNPSGALAVADVEMNAVDVLCRVLSSHCSIDLKGDAAELCCVLFGNTRIRSTIAAARCVEPLISLLVSEASPAQHSVVRALDRLVDDESLAELVAAHGAIIPLVGLLYGRNYMLHEASSRALVKLGKDRPSCKMEMVRAGVIESVLDILHEAPDFLCAAFAELLRILTNNATIAKGPSAAKVVEPLFSLLTKPEFGADGQHSALQVLVNILEHPQCRADYTLTSHQAIEPLIPLLDSPAPAVQQLSAELLSHLLLEEHYQKDPISQQVIGPLMRVLGSGVPILQQRAVKALVSIAVSWPNEIAKEGGVAELSKVILLSDPTLPHTLWESSAAVLSCILQFSSEFYLEVPIAVLVRLLRSGSEGTVVGALNALLVLESDDSSSAVAMAESGAIEALLELLRCHQCEETAARLLEVLLNNVKIRETKVTKSAILPLSQYLLDPQTQAQQARLLATLALGDLFQNETLARSADAAAACRALVNLLEDQPSEEMKVVAICALQNLVMYSRSNKRAVAEAGGVQIVLDLIGSSDTDTSVQAAMFIKLLFSNNTIQEYASSETVRAITAAIEKDLWATGTVNEEYLKALNALFGNFPRLRAAEPATLSIPHLVTSLKTGSEATQEAALDALFFLRQAWSACPADVSRAQSNAAADAIPLLQYLIQSGPPRFQEKAEFLLQCLPGTLTVIIKRGNNMKQSVGNPSAYCKLTLGNTPSRQTKVVATGPNPEWDESFVWSFESPPKGQKLHISCKNKSKMGKSSFGKVTIQIDRVVMLGAVAGEYTLLPESKSGASRNLEIEFQWSNK from the exons ATGGCTGCTACTGTTAGTTGGGCTTATTCTTCCACCACAAATTCTACTAATGATCTG GACAGAAATGGAGATATTAGACCTCATGATACAGAACCTGCAACTCCACATTCCCTTATAAAGATAGGCTCCAG AGGGGGCAGTAACATGGAGGATCCTGACGGGACATTAGCAAGTGTTGCTCAATGCATTGAGAAGTTGAGGCAAAGTTCATTATCTGCACAAGACAAAGAATTTAACTTGAAGCAGCTATTAGATCTGATAGATACACGTGGAAATGCATTTAGTGCTGTCGGTTCTCATTCTCAGGCAGTTCCTGTATTAGTATCTCTCCTAAGATCAGGCTCACTTGGAGTAAAGATGCAAGCAGCTACTGTTTTAGGCTCATTGTGCAAGGAGAATGAACTACGAGTCAAAGTATTGCTTGGGGGTTGCATTCCTCCGCTTCTCGGTCTTCTGAAGTCAAGTTCAGTGGAAGGAAGAATCGCAGCTGCAAAGACCATTTATGCTGTTTCCCAAGGAGGAGCCAAAGATCATGTCGGCTCCAAAATCTTTTCCACTGAAGGGGTTGTGCCGGTTTTGTGGAAGCAGCTAGAAAAGGGGCTTAAGGGTGGACATTTAGTTGATGATTTGTTGACCGGTGCACTAAGAAACCTTTGCAGCAGCACTGAGGGGTTTTGGTCAGCAACAATCCAAGCTGGAGGAGAAGATATACTTGTAAAGCTGCTTACAGCCGAGCAATCTAGTACTCAAGCAAATGTTTGCTTTTTGTTGGCATGCATGATGATGGAGGATCCATCTGTTTGCTCTAGGATAGTAGATGCCGATGCTACAAAACTACTTCTTAAGCTATTGGGGCCTGGTAATGAGGCTCCCGTAAGAGCACAAGCAGCAGCTGCTCTGAAATCCCTTTCAGCTAAGTGCAAAGAAGCAAGGAAGGAGATTGCTAGTTCTAATGGCATTCCTTCTCTCATCAATGCTACAATAGCCCCTTCCAAGGAGTTTATGCAAGGTGAGCATGCACAAGCTCTACAAGAAAATGCAATGTGTGCTCTTGCAAATATCTCTGGCGGTTTGTCGTGTGTCATTTCAAGCCTAGGTCAAAGCCTTGAATCATGCAATTCACCTGCACAGATAGCGGATACATTAGGAGCTTTAGCCTCTGCTCtaatgatatatgatattaaaGCAGAATCTAGTAAAGCATCGGATCCTACGGATGTTGAGTTGACATTAATTAAGCAGTTTAAGCCTAAGTTGCCATTTCTGGTTCAGGAACGCACCATAGAAGCTCTTGCAAGTTTGTATGGAAATACTATACTCTCAAGCAAACTTGCCAATTCTGATTCGAAGCGTTTGTTGGTTGGTTTGATCACGATGGCAACCAATGAAGTTCAAGATGAGTTGATAAGATCACTACTGGTACTCTGTAAAAATGAAGGCAGTTTGTGGTATGCTCTTCAGGGTCGAGAGGGTATTCAAATGTTGATTTCTCTCCTTGGACTTTCATCTGAGCAGCAACAGGAGTGTGCTGTTGCATTACTTTCCCTTTTGTCAAATGAGAACGATGACAGCAAATGGGCTATCACTGCTGCTGGTGGCATACCTCCACTTGTTCAAATTCTTGAAACCGGATCTCCAAAAGCAAAGGAAGATTCTGCAACCATTCTTGGTAACCTATGTAATCATAGTGAAGATATACGTGAATGTGTTGAGAGTGCTGATGCTGTTCCTGCTTTGTTGTGGCTACTGAAGAACGGAAGCTCTAACGGGAAAGAGATTGCAGCAAAGACTTTAAACCACTTGATTCACAAATCAGACACAGCAACTATAAGTCAACTTACTGCATTGCTAACCAGTGAACTTCCTGAATCCAAGGTTTATGTCTTAGATGCTTTGAAAAGTCTGCTTTCTGCAGCTCCGCTTATTGATTTAATGCGTGAAGGAAGTGCTGCAAATGATGCAATTGAAACAATCATCAAGATTTTAAGCTCTACAAAAGAAGAGACACGTGCCAAGTCAGCATCTGCTCTTGGTGGCATCTTTAATGTACGAAAGGACTTGCGTGAAAGCAACATTGCTGTCAAGTCTCTTTGGTCCGTGATGAAGCTTTTAAACTCTGAGTCTGACTGCATATTGGCAGAGTCTTCTGGATGTCTTGCTGcaatatttttatctatacgAGAAAATCGTGAGCTGTCTGCGATTGCTAGAGATGCACTGACTCCATTGCTCACACTCGCAAGCTCTCCAGTTTTGCAAGTAGCAGAAAAAGCTCTATGTGCATTAGCAAACCTATTGTTGGACTCTGAGGTTTCAGAGAAGGCTGTTTTGGAGGAGTTTATTTTGCCTGCTACTCGAGTTCTGAAAGAAGGCGACATCACAGGAAGGACCCATGCAGCAGCTGCAATTGCTCGTCTACTTGAATCACTTCATACAGATTCTACCTTAACGGACTATGTAAATCGCACTGGAACTGTCCTTGCACTGGTATCCTTCATTAAATCCACTGATTGCGGATCTGTTGCCATGTCAGAGGCACTAAACGCACTTGCTATTTTGTCAAGATTGAAAGGATCACCAGGGCACATCAAACCTGCATGGGCAGTGTTAACTGAATATCCAGATAGCATAAGCCCAATAGTTTCATGCCTTCCTGGTGTGACTCCTCTCTTACAGGATAAGGCAATAGAAATATTGTCACGGCTTTGCCATGAGCAATCTGTTGCTGTAGGAAATGCAATCACCAGTGTTTCTGGTTGTATTTCATCTATTGCAAGTAGGGTGATCCATTCGTCGAATGCAAGTTTAAAAATTGGCGGAACTGCGCTTCTTGTTTGTGCCACGAAAGTAAATATGCAAAGAGTGGTGGAGGATCTCCATGGACTACAATTGCATACCCGTCTAATCCAATCCCTTATCTTAATGCTAAGTTTGCCAAAAAGTTCTCATATGGGAGACATAGAGGATAAAGATTTTATTAGTATCTACAGAGGTTCTCAAGAAGCAACGGAACGCGAAAAAGAAGCCAGTACATCAGTTATATATGGTTCGAATCTCTCTATATGGCTACTATCTGCTATCGCTAGTTATGATGACAAAAGTAAAGCTGAAATTGTGGATGCTGGAGCAGTAGAAGTTGTCACTGAGAAAATCTCTCAGGTTTTATCACAGTATGGTCAG TTTGATGTTAATGAAGATAGTAGCATCTGGATATGTGCACTACTACTTGCAATTTTGTTTCAAGATAGGGATATCATACGTGCAAACTCCACAATAAAAGCAATACCAACCCTTGCTAgtctattaaggtcagaagagtCGGCCAATAGATATTTTGCTGCACAAGCTACAGCGAGTCTAGTCTGCAACGGAAGCAGGGGAACTCTTTTGTCTGTTGCCAACTCAGGGGTTTCAGTTGGTCTCATATCGTTGCTTGGGTGTGCTGATGCTGATATACATGATCTTCTAGAATTATCAGAAGAATTTTCATTGGTTCCTTATCCGGAGCAGGTTGCACTCGAGAGGTTGTTCAGAGTTGATGATATTAGGGTTGGTGCAGCTGCTAGAAAGGCGATACCAGCTCTTGTTGATCTACTCAAACCAATTCCTGATCGTCCAGGGGCACCTTTTCTGGCACTTGGGCTTCTAATTCAGCTTGGAAATGACTGCCTTTCAAATATGACTGTGATGGTTGAGTCTGGTGCTATAGAAGCGTTAACAAAGTATCTTTCTCTTGGCCCGCAAGAAGCCACTGAGGAAGCTGCTACTGACTTACTTGCAATCCTATTTAGCACAGCTGAAATACGTAGACATGAGTCAGCATTTGGTGCTGTGAGTCAGCTTATAGCTGTCTTACGTATGGGTGGAAGGGGTGCAAGGTATAGCGCTGCTAAAGCACTTGAGAATCTGTTTTGTTCTGATCACATTAGAAATGCTGATTTTGCAAGGCAAGCTGTTCAGCCATTGGTGGAAGTTTTAAACACTGGGTTGGAAAAAGAGCAGCATGCTGCTATTGCTGCGTTAGTTAGACTATTGAGTGATAACCCATCAGGAGCACTTGCTGTTGCAGATGTTGAAATGAATGCAGTAGATGTTCTCTGTAGGGTTCTTTCATCACATTGTTCAATTGACTTGAAAGGGGATGCTGCCGAGTTGTGTTGTGTACTTTTTGGCAATACAAGAATCCGATCGACAATCGCTGCTGCTCGCTGTGTCGAGCCTTTGATCTCCCTGCTTGTATCTGAGGCAAGTCCAGCTCAGCATTCGGTTGTTCGTGCATTGGATAGACTTGTAGACGATGAAAGTTTGGCTGAGTTGGTTGCTGCACATGGCGCAATAATTCCTCTTGTAGGCCTTCTCTATGGCAGGAATTACATGCTTCATGAAGCAAGTTCCAGAGCTCTTGTTAAGCTGGGGAAAGATAGGCCTTCTTGTAAGATGGAAATGGTAAGAGCTGGTGTGATTGAGAGTGTACTTGATATCCTCCATGAAGCACCTGATTTTCTATGTGCTGCTTTTGCAGAATTGCTTCGAATATTAACAAACAATGCAACTATAGCAAAAGGTCCATCTGCAGCAAAGGTTGTCGAACCCCTCTTCTCGTTGCTAACTAAACCAGAGTTTGGAGCTGATGGGCAGCATAGTGCTTTGCAAGTTCTAGTAAATATCTTGGAGCATCCACAGTGTCGTGCTGACTATACTTTAACTTCTCACCAAGCCATTGAACCACTTATTCCTTTACTAGATTCTCCTGCTCCAGCAGTGCAGCAATTATCAGCCGAGCTTTTATCTCATCTGCTTTTAGAAGAACATTACCAAAAGGATCCCATTTCACAGCAAGTAATTGGCCCCTTAATGCGTGTTCTTGGTTCTGGAGTCCCCATTTTGCAGCAACGAGCTGTGAAGGCTCTTGTTAGCATTGCAGTATCCTGGCCTAATGAAATTGCTAAAGAGGGTGGTGTAGCTGAACTGTCTAAAGTCATACTACTATCTGATCCCACTCTTCCTCACACATTGTGGGAATCTTCAGCTGCTGTTTTATCTTGTATTCTGCAGTTCAGTTCCGAGTTTTATTTGGAAGTACCTATTGCTGTCCTGGTACGCTTGCTACGTTCAGGCTCTGAAGGTACTGTAGTTGGTGCGTTAAATGCTCTTCTTGTTTTGGAAAGTGATGATTCCAGCAGTGCTGTAGCAATGGCTGAAAGTGGTGCAATAGAGGCTCTTTTGGAACTCCTCAGATGCCATCAATGTGAGGAAACTGCTGCAAGGCTGTTGGAAGTACTATTAAACAACGTCAAGATCAGAGAAACAAAAGTAACCAAATCAGCTATCTTACCACTGTCTCAATACCTCTTGGACCCACAAACTCAAGCTCAACAGGCTAGATTGTTGGCAACTCTTGCTCTTGGGGATTTATTTCAGAATGAGACTCTTGCTCGATCTGCTGATGCTGCTGCAGCCTGTCGTGCTTTGgtgaatttgcttgaggaccAGCCATCAGAAGAAATGAAAGTTGTAGCTATATGTGCTTTGCAGAATCTTGTGATGTATAGTCGATCAAATAAAAGAGCAGTTGCAGAAGCTGGCGGTGTCCAAATTGTTCTTGATTTAATTGGTTCAAGTGATACTGATACATCAGTCCAGGCTGCAATGTTTATTAAGCttcttttttctaataataCCATTCAAGAGTATGCCTCCAGTGAGACTGTCAGAGCTATAACCG CGGCCATTGAAAAGGATTTGTGGGCCACTGGAACAGTGAACGAGGAATATTTGAAAGCTCTAAATGCTCTTTTTGGAAACTTCCCACGGTTGAGAGCTGCTGAACCTGCAACCTTAAGCATCCCACACTTGGTGACATCTCTCAAGACTGGGTCAGAAGCAACTCAAGAAGCTGCATTAGATGCCTTGTTTTTTCTTAGGCAAGCTTGGTCTGCTTGCCCTGCTGACGTCTCCAGGGCGCAATCAAATGCTGCTGCAGATGCAATACCCCTGTTACAGTACTTGATCCAATCAGGTCCACCTCGTTTTCAAGAAAAGGCTGAATTTTTGTTGCAGTGTTTACCTGGTACGTTAACAGTAATTATCAAACGGGGAAACAATATGAAACAATCCGTGGGGAATCCAAGTGCCTATTGCAAGCTTACACTCGGCAACACACCTTCGAGGCAAACTAAG GTTGTTGCTACTGGTCCCAATCCTGAATGGGATGAAAGCTTTGTTTGGTCCTTTGAAAGTCCTCCAAAAGGACAGAAGCTACATATCTCTTGCAAAAATAAAAGCAAGATGGGGAAG AGTTCTTTTGGTAAAGTAACGATACAGATTGACCGAGTCGTGATGCTTGGGGCAGTGGCCGGTGAATACACTTTACTTCCGGAAAGCAAAAGTGGTGCGTCAAGGAATCTCGAAATAGAATTCCAGTGGTCAAACAAGTGA